From Cellulomonas oligotrophica, a single genomic window includes:
- the frr gene encoding ribosome recycling factor has product MIDDTLLEAEEKMDKAVEVAKEDFAAIRTGRANAAMFAKVFVDYYGALTPLQQLASFNVVEARTILVSPFDKSSMTAIERALRDSDLGVNPTNDGAVIRVVLPALTAERRKDFVKLAKSKAEDARISVRSVRRRAKETLDKIVKDGEAGEDEVVRAEKELEVLTKKHVELIDHLLASKESELLEV; this is encoded by the coding sequence GTGATCGACGACACACTCCTCGAGGCCGAGGAGAAGATGGACAAGGCCGTGGAGGTCGCCAAGGAGGACTTCGCGGCGATCCGCACCGGCCGGGCGAACGCGGCGATGTTCGCGAAGGTCTTCGTCGACTACTACGGCGCCCTGACCCCCCTGCAGCAGCTGGCGTCGTTCAACGTCGTCGAGGCGCGCACGATCCTGGTGTCGCCGTTCGACAAGTCGTCGATGACGGCGATCGAGCGTGCCCTGCGCGACTCGGACCTCGGCGTCAACCCGACCAACGACGGTGCGGTCATCCGCGTCGTGCTGCCCGCGCTGACCGCCGAGCGTCGCAAGGACTTCGTCAAGCTCGCCAAGAGCAAGGCCGAGGACGCGCGCATCTCCGTGCGGTCCGTGCGCCGCCGCGCCAAGGAGACGCTCGACAAGATCGTCAAGGACGGCGAGGCGGGCGAGGACGAGGTCGTGCGCGCCGAGAAGGAGCTCGAGGTGCTCACCAAGAAGCACGTCGAGCTGATCGACCACCTCCTCGCGTCCAAGGAGAGCGAGCTGCTCGAGGTCTGA
- a CDS encoding phosphatidate cytidylyltransferase, translated as MTQLAAPRNTSPGRDLPAAVVVGLVLLGVVAASLFVRKEAFAVVAVVAVGAAVWELAHAFSRRSIHLPLLPLLVGTAGILVSAYAAGTEALFVSFLLTVGGAVVWRVLDGNGEPALRDATAAAFAAAYLPFLGGFVMLMLAEPDGALRVLVFILLAVACDTGGYVVGTLLGRHPLAPSVSPKKSWEGLLGSIVLASVVGVVGVQLAFDGEPLVGVVVALGVVVSATLGDLAESMLKRDLELKDMGRLLPGHGGVLDRIDSMLLTAPTVWVLLTVLLPSGG; from the coding sequence ATGACGCAGCTCGCCGCCCCTCGCAACACCAGCCCCGGCCGGGACCTGCCGGCCGCGGTGGTCGTCGGCCTCGTCCTCCTGGGCGTGGTGGCGGCCTCGCTGTTCGTCCGCAAGGAGGCGTTCGCGGTCGTCGCGGTCGTCGCGGTGGGCGCGGCGGTCTGGGAGCTCGCGCACGCGTTCTCGCGCCGCTCGATCCACCTGCCGCTGCTGCCGCTGCTCGTCGGCACCGCGGGCATCCTCGTCTCGGCCTACGCCGCCGGCACCGAGGCGCTCTTCGTCTCGTTCCTGCTGACGGTCGGCGGTGCCGTCGTCTGGCGGGTCCTCGACGGCAACGGCGAGCCCGCGCTGCGGGACGCGACGGCGGCCGCGTTCGCGGCTGCCTACCTGCCGTTCCTCGGCGGGTTCGTCATGCTCATGCTCGCCGAGCCCGACGGCGCGCTGCGCGTGCTGGTGTTCATCCTGCTCGCGGTCGCGTGCGACACCGGCGGGTACGTCGTCGGCACGCTGCTCGGCCGGCACCCCCTGGCCCCCTCGGTCAGCCCGAAGAAGTCCTGGGAGGGGCTGCTCGGCTCGATCGTGCTCGCGAGCGTCGTCGGCGTCGTGGGCGTGCAGCTCGCGTTCGACGGGGAGCCGCTCGTGGGCGTCGTCGTGGCCCTGGGCGTCGTCGTCTCGGCGACCCTGGGCGACCTCGCCGAGTCCATGCTCAAGCGCGACCTCGAGCTCAAGGACATGGGCCGGCTGCTGCCGGGCCACGGCGGTGTGCTCGACCGCATCGACTCGATGCTCCTGACCGCGCCCACGGTGTGGGTGCTGCTCACGGTGCTGCTGCCCTCGGGTGGCTGA
- a CDS encoding DivIVA domain-containing protein, producing the protein MSDGMFRTVSGLKRGYDPDEVDEFFEHARTLYETGPASELTGAQVRKVAFDMVRGGYVTSAVDAALDRLEHAFVARQRAQHVAERGQDAWMAELGAQARTLYGRLGRPDGDRFAPPQGREPGYEPADVDALCHRLVAYFDKGAPLTAAEVRSATFRRRNGRNGYAEGPVDAFFARAVDVLLGVE; encoded by the coding sequence GTGAGCGACGGCATGTTCCGCACCGTCTCCGGGCTCAAGCGCGGGTACGACCCCGACGAGGTCGACGAGTTCTTCGAGCACGCGCGCACCCTGTACGAGACGGGGCCGGCGAGCGAGCTCACGGGAGCCCAGGTGCGCAAGGTCGCGTTCGACATGGTCCGCGGGGGCTACGTGACCTCGGCGGTCGACGCGGCGCTGGACCGGCTGGAGCACGCGTTCGTGGCGCGCCAGCGCGCGCAGCACGTGGCCGAGCGCGGCCAGGACGCGTGGATGGCGGAGCTCGGCGCGCAGGCGCGGACGCTGTACGGCCGGCTCGGACGCCCCGACGGTGACCGGTTCGCCCCGCCGCAGGGCCGTGAGCCCGGCTACGAGCCCGCCGACGTCGACGCGCTGTGCCACCGCCTCGTCGCGTACTTCGACAAGGGTGCGCCGCTGACCGCCGCGGAGGTCCGCTCGGCGACCTTCCGGCGCCGCAACGGCCGCAACGGCTACGCCGAGGGCCCCGTCGACGCGTTCTTCGCCCGGGCCGTGGACGTGCTGCTCGGCGTGGAGTGA
- the pyrH gene encoding UMP kinase, with amino-acid sequence MTQDPSAGAGPKTDPTPGAVPARRVLLKLSGESFGGGDVGLAVPVVRRIAGEIAVAVRAGVQVAIVVGGGNFFRGAELSQSGMDRARADYMGMLGTVMNCLALQDFLEQAGVSTRVQTAITMGQVAEPYIPLRAIRHLEKGRVVIFGAGAGMPYFSTDTVAVQRALETHCQEVLMGKNGVDGVYSADPRHDPDARKLDHLTYTEAIVGELGVMDTSALSLCRDNDVPMRVFGLEEHGNVTRALEGEKIGTLVTAS; translated from the coding sequence GTGACCCAGGACCCGTCCGCCGGAGCCGGACCGAAGACCGACCCGACGCCCGGTGCCGTCCCGGCCCGGCGCGTGCTGCTCAAGCTCTCCGGCGAGAGCTTCGGCGGCGGCGACGTCGGCCTGGCCGTCCCCGTCGTGCGCCGCATCGCCGGCGAGATCGCCGTCGCGGTGCGCGCCGGCGTGCAGGTCGCCATCGTCGTGGGCGGTGGCAACTTCTTCCGTGGCGCCGAGCTCTCGCAGTCCGGCATGGACCGTGCCCGCGCCGACTACATGGGCATGCTCGGCACGGTGATGAACTGCCTCGCGCTCCAGGACTTCCTCGAGCAGGCCGGGGTGAGCACCCGCGTGCAGACCGCCATCACGATGGGCCAGGTCGCCGAGCCGTACATCCCCCTGCGCGCGATCCGGCACCTGGAGAAGGGTCGTGTCGTGATCTTCGGGGCCGGCGCCGGCATGCCGTACTTCTCGACCGACACCGTGGCGGTGCAGCGCGCGCTCGAGACGCACTGCCAGGAGGTCCTCATGGGCAAGAACGGCGTCGACGGCGTCTACTCCGCGGACCCGCGGCACGACCCCGACGCCCGCAAGCTCGACCACCTGACGTACACCGAGGCGATCGTGGGCGAGCTCGGCGTGATGGACACCTCCGCGCTGAGCCTGTGCCGCGACAACGACGTGCCGATGCGGGTCTTCGGCCTCGAGGAGCACGGCAACGTCACGCGTGCGCTCGAGGGTGAGAAGATCGGCACGCTCGTCACCGCGAGCTGA
- the rlmN gene encoding 23S rRNA (adenine(2503)-C(2))-methyltransferase RlmN — MSATPVRLQLSATTRGARGKPPRHFVDLTPEERVEAVTALGEKPFRAKQLATHYFTHLTNDPEKMTDLPKASRDVLTGDLFPRLLTATRTLTADGGTTVKTLYHLFDDAKVESVLMRYANRTTLCVSSQAGCGLACSFCATGQLGLTRNLSTAEIVEQVREAARALAAGEVPGGATRLTNVVFMGMGEPLANYKAVMGTVRRLVAPAPDGLGMSARNVTVSTVGMVPAMDKLAGEGIPVTLALSLHAPDDELRSELVPVNTRWDVDDALDSARRYFDATGRRVSIEYALIRDVNDHAWRADLLGEKLAARGTGWVHCNPIPLNPTPGSRWTASDPAVEREFVARLRAHGIPTTIRDTRGSDIDGACGQLAAEEDQ; from the coding sequence ATGAGCGCCACCCCCGTCCGGCTGCAGCTGAGCGCCACCACCCGCGGTGCGCGCGGCAAGCCCCCGCGCCACTTCGTCGACCTGACGCCCGAGGAGCGGGTCGAGGCCGTGACGGCGCTCGGCGAGAAGCCGTTCCGCGCCAAGCAGCTCGCGACGCACTACTTCACGCACCTGACGAACGACCCCGAGAAGATGACGGACCTGCCGAAGGCCTCGCGGGACGTCCTCACCGGTGACCTGTTCCCCCGGCTGCTGACGGCGACGCGGACGTTGACGGCCGACGGCGGCACGACCGTCAAGACGCTGTACCACCTGTTCGACGACGCCAAGGTCGAGTCGGTGCTCATGCGGTACGCGAACCGCACGACCCTGTGCGTGTCGAGCCAGGCGGGCTGCGGCCTCGCGTGCTCGTTCTGCGCGACCGGCCAGCTCGGCCTGACGCGCAACCTGTCGACCGCGGAGATCGTGGAGCAGGTGCGCGAGGCGGCGCGGGCGCTGGCGGCCGGCGAGGTGCCGGGCGGCGCGACCCGCCTGACCAACGTCGTCTTCATGGGCATGGGCGAGCCGCTGGCCAACTACAAGGCCGTGATGGGCACCGTGCGACGCCTGGTCGCGCCCGCCCCCGACGGCCTCGGCATGTCGGCCCGCAACGTCACCGTCTCGACGGTGGGGATGGTGCCGGCGATGGACAAGCTCGCCGGCGAGGGCATCCCGGTGACGCTCGCGCTGTCGCTGCACGCCCCCGACGACGAGCTGCGCAGCGAGCTCGTGCCGGTGAACACGCGCTGGGACGTCGACGACGCGCTGGACTCCGCACGCCGGTACTTCGACGCGACGGGCCGGCGGGTGTCGATCGAGTACGCGCTGATCCGGGACGTCAACGACCACGCGTGGCGTGCGGACCTGCTCGGCGAGAAGCTCGCGGCGCGGGGCACCGGCTGGGTGCACTGCAACCCGATCCCGCTGAACCCGACGCCGGGTTCGCGCTGGACGGCGAGCGACCCGGCCGTGGAGCGGGAGTTCGTGGCACGCTTGCGGGCGCACGGCATCCCCACGACCATCCGGGACACGCGCGGCAGCGACATCGACGGCGCCTGCGGGCAGCTCGCCGCGGAGGAGGACCAGTGA
- the tsf gene encoding translation elongation factor Ts, with product MANYSLADIKALRERTGAGMMDVKKALEEAEGDTDKALEIIRVKGLKGVGKRESRAASDGLVAAHVGPTADGAGHVGVLVEINSETDFVAKNQTFISLADRVLAAAVASGAADADALLAADTDGATVQDVVTETAATLGEKVVVRRVARLSGEHVEVYLHKVNKDLPPQVGVLVATDAAGAAVARDIATHVAAYSPTYLSRDEVPADVVENERRIAEETARNEGKPEAALPKIVEGRLNGYFKESVLVDQAFAKDPKKTVGQVLAEAGGTLTGFVRYRVGA from the coding sequence ATGGCGAACTACTCGCTGGCCGACATCAAGGCCCTGCGCGAGCGGACCGGCGCGGGCATGATGGACGTGAAGAAGGCGCTCGAGGAGGCCGAGGGCGACACCGACAAGGCCCTCGAGATCATCCGGGTCAAGGGGCTCAAGGGCGTCGGCAAGCGTGAGAGCCGCGCCGCGTCCGACGGTCTCGTCGCCGCGCACGTCGGCCCCACCGCCGACGGCGCCGGTCACGTGGGCGTCCTGGTCGAGATCAACTCGGAGACGGACTTCGTCGCCAAGAACCAGACGTTCATCTCGCTCGCGGACCGCGTGCTCGCCGCAGCCGTCGCCTCCGGCGCGGCCGACGCCGACGCGCTCCTCGCGGCCGACACGGACGGCGCGACCGTCCAGGACGTCGTCACCGAGACGGCCGCGACGCTCGGCGAGAAGGTCGTCGTGCGCCGCGTCGCCCGCCTGTCCGGCGAGCACGTCGAGGTCTACCTGCACAAGGTCAACAAGGACCTGCCGCCCCAGGTCGGCGTCCTCGTCGCCACGGACGCGGCCGGCGCGGCCGTCGCCCGCGACATCGCCACGCACGTCGCGGCGTACTCCCCGACGTACCTCTCGCGCGACGAGGTCCCCGCGGACGTCGTCGAGAACGAGCGGCGCATCGCGGAGGAGACGGCCCGCAACGAGGGCAAGCCCGAGGCCGCCCTGCCGAAGATCGTCGAGGGCCGCCTGAACGGGTACTTCAAGGAGAGCGTCCTGGTCGACCAGGCGTTCGCCAAGGACCCGAAGAAGACCGTGGGCCAGGTGCTCGCCGAGGCCGGCGGCACCCTCACGGGCTTCGTGCGCTACCGCGTGGGAGCCTGA
- the dxr gene encoding 1-deoxy-D-xylulose-5-phosphate reductoisomerase, giving the protein MSRRTVTVLGSTGSVGTQALELLARDPSRFALVGLSAGGGNVELLVEQARAHRVPVVAVADVVAAAVVRDLLPGVEVLSGPDAAADLAGRGADVVLNAITGSVGLLPTLAALRAGSTLALANKESLVVGGALVRAATVRPDQIVPVDSEHSAIAQALRSGARAEVRRLVLTASGGPFRGWSADAVARATPEQALAHPTWAMGPVITVNSASLMNKGLELIEAHLLFDVPVDDVAVVVHPQSVVHSMVEFVDGSTIAQASPPDMRLPIALGLAWPERVAGAASPCDWSTATSWTFEPLDEVVFPAVRLAREAVAASATHPAVYNAANEEGVAAFLAGRIAFGDVVTTVEKVLAEHEGTTADGTTLDVVLEVERWARARANEVLAV; this is encoded by the coding sequence ATGAGCAGGCGCACCGTCACCGTCCTCGGCTCCACCGGCTCCGTCGGCACGCAGGCGTTGGAGCTCCTCGCCCGCGACCCGTCGCGCTTCGCGCTCGTCGGGCTGTCCGCCGGCGGGGGCAACGTCGAGCTGCTCGTCGAGCAGGCGCGCGCGCACCGCGTGCCGGTCGTGGCCGTCGCGGACGTCGTCGCCGCGGCCGTGGTGCGCGACCTGCTGCCCGGCGTCGAGGTCCTGTCCGGCCCCGACGCGGCCGCCGACCTCGCCGGCCGCGGGGCGGACGTCGTGCTCAACGCCATCACGGGCTCGGTCGGGCTGCTGCCGACGCTCGCCGCGCTGCGGGCGGGCAGCACCCTGGCCCTGGCGAACAAGGAGTCGCTGGTCGTCGGCGGCGCGCTCGTGCGCGCGGCGACCGTGCGGCCCGACCAGATCGTCCCTGTCGACTCCGAGCACTCCGCCATCGCCCAGGCCCTGCGCTCGGGTGCGCGCGCCGAGGTGCGCCGCCTGGTGCTGACCGCGTCCGGCGGGCCGTTCCGCGGCTGGTCGGCCGACGCGGTGGCGCGGGCCACGCCGGAGCAGGCGCTCGCGCACCCGACGTGGGCGATGGGTCCGGTGATCACCGTGAACTCGGCGAGCCTGATGAACAAGGGCCTGGAGCTCATCGAGGCGCACCTGCTCTTCGACGTGCCGGTCGACGACGTCGCCGTGGTCGTGCACCCGCAGTCGGTGGTGCACTCGATGGTGGAGTTCGTCGACGGGTCGACGATCGCGCAGGCGTCCCCGCCGGACATGCGGCTGCCGATCGCGCTGGGCCTGGCGTGGCCGGAGCGGGTGGCGGGTGCGGCGAGCCCGTGCGACTGGTCGACCGCCACGTCGTGGACGTTCGAGCCGCTGGACGAGGTGGTGTTCCCGGCGGTGCGGCTGGCGCGCGAGGCGGTGGCGGCGTCGGCGACGCACCCCGCGGTGTACAACGCGGCCAACGAGGAGGGCGTCGCGGCGTTCCTCGCGGGGCGGATCGCGTTCGGCGACGTCGTCACGACGGTGGAGAAGGTGCTCGCCGAGCACGAGGGCACCACCGCCGACGGCACGACGCTCGACGTGGTCCTCGAGGTCGAACGCTGGGCCCGGGCGCGCGCGAACGAGGTCCTGGCGGTCTGA